AAAAGTATACTTCTATGATGGAAGCAACCTATCACAATCCAATATTAAATTTAACGGTGACAATAAGTTTATTGAATATCAGAATAAATTGGTGCTTTCCGGATATGTTGATTCTTATGTAGATTATTATACTACTTATAAAAACACTGAATTATTTTCCTATGATCCTTCCAGTCACATTTCAAAAGTTGAAAAAGATTTGATCTATTCCGGCCACGGTGCTCCTCGTTTTTATACGGAATTAAACGGAGAAGTTTATTTTCTGGCTCGCGATGGGTATTATTATCAGGTTTATAAGGTAGATTCCAATAACAACTTGATCAAGCTGAGTGATGATTTGCGTGAACCTTTTCCTGATAACTATGCAGACTATAATCCTGTAGCGGTTTCCGGAAATTATATTTATTTTCACAGTAATAAATTAGTACAAACCAATACTAACACAAATGCTATACAACAGATAACGCCTCCGTTAAATGAAAAAATCTATGGCACGTATTCTTTAAACAATGATAAAATTCTTGTCAAAACGTTTAATTTATCGGATAATTATATGAGGATGTGGAGCCTGGATAACAATACGGCAAATTTTACTTTATTAGTAGAAAAAACTGTCAGCAATTTCCCCTCCTCTATCAACAATGTCGATATTGATTTTGCGAAAACCGATTCCGGCATCTATTTTAAAATGCTCAATAATACCACATCAGAAATCTGGAAATCAGATGGAACAGCAGCGGGTACCGTCAAAATTACAGATTTATACAATATATATGCCCTCAACAACTTTTTAAGCCCGGTTAATCATAAAGTATTCTTTTCCGACAGCCAAAATTTCGGTAATAATACGACACTGTATTATATTGACGATACGACCAATCAGGTAAATCTTGTAAAGGACTCCTATTCTTATATAGACGGGAAATCATTTGTAAAAAACAATAAACTATATTTCTTTTCCGCCACAAATAACGGATTTATTACAGCCTTGAATGTTACAGACGGAGCACTACAAAACACTCAGCTGGTTACACAGATTAATTCTGAAGGAGCATATGTCATGAAAAAATGTGGAAACTACGATTATTTTGTTGATTATCACCGACAAAAACTATTCAGAACGGATGGAACAGCTACAGGTTCTATTCTTGTGGCAACAGGAACTCAGGGATATTCAAACTTCAATTGCATCAATAATGAATTATATGGCATATCTTCTTTACAAAAGGTTTTCAAAACAGATGGAAGTTCCAATGGTTACCAGGAACTGAGCTTTGCAGCCAACAATCAGGTATTGCAGCAACCCAATTATCTTTGGATAAGAACCCTGTTTACCTATAATTCTAAAATGTATTTTAGCGCCGATCTGTATAATACTTATGGTGAAGAGCTTTTCACTACGGGCCAGATAAGTACTTTAAACACTCACGAGGAAAATATTGCAGGCAATGATAAAATAATAATATATCCAAACCCTGCAAGTACTGAGGTCAATATTAAATTAAGCAATCAGGAAAAGATTATAAAAGTGATGATATACGATGTAAATGGCAGACAAATTTCAGCTCACAATACATCACTTATCAATGTTCAGAATATCCCTTCCGGCATCTACATCTTAGATATAGTGACCAATTTGAGAAAACATACCACTAAATTGATAAAGAGATAATTTTTAGTATGCTATATAAAGAATTCGGGCGGTTTAACAAAGTTAAACCGCCCGAATCTTATCTTATCGTTAATATTTATAGTAAATCTATAATGACTAATTCATTTGAGATTCAACGAAATTAAGAATATCCTTCGCTACATCGTCTTTAGATTTCAGATTGAATTCTTTCTTTTCCGTCTTGGTAAATATTTTAATTTTGTTGGTATCATTTTTAAAACCTGCTCCTTCATCACGAAGAGAGTTTAATACAATCATATCCAGGTTTTTCTTTTCCAGCTTTCCTTTTGCATTTTCCTCTTCATTCTGGGTTTCCAAAGCAAATCCTACCAAAAACTGATGCGTTTTCTTTTCTCCCATGGTTTTAAGGATATCCGGATTTTTTACCAGCTCGATCGTAAGATTTTCATCATTTTTTTTGATTTTCTCCTTCGCAACTTCTTTGGGAGCATAGTCTGCCACTGCTGCACTGGCAATACCGATGTCTATTTTATCATAAAACTCAAAAACTTTTGCCAGCATTTCTTTGGCCGAAGTCACTTTATGAAGCTGTACATTTGGATCATTGATGGTTTGAACACTTGGTCCGGAAATAAGAATCACTTTTGCTCCTCTCTTGGAAGCCTCTTCTGCCAGGGAAAACCCCATTTTTCCTGAAGAGTGATTTCCAATGAACCTTACGGGATCAAGAGCTTCATAAGTAGGTCCTGCGGTAATTAAAACGGTTTTGCCTTCAAGACTTTTAGATAGATTGCTGCTTGCAAAATAATTTTCAACGGTATTAAAAATAGTTGCCGGTTCTGCCATTCTTCCCTGCCCGATCAGTCCGCTCGCAAGTTCTCCGTTTTCAGCAGGAATAATGATATGACCAAAGCTTTCAGCAAGTTCCAGATTTTTCTTTGTAGAAGGATGTACATACATATCAAGATCCATTGCAGGAGCAATGAATATTGGGCATTTTGCAGACATATAAGTAGCAATAACCAGATTATCACACATCCCGTGAACCATTTTAGAAAGAGTATTGGCTGTGCATGGTGCTACAATCATAACATCTGCCCAAAGTGCCATTTCCACATGGCTGTTCCATGTTCCGTTATTGCTGTAAAATTCTGAATATACTGGCTTTTTAGATAGTGTAGACAGACTTAGCTTTGTTACAAAATGTTCTGCATCAGGCGTCATAATAACCTGTACTTCTGCCCCTTTTTTCACAAAATCTCTTATCAGAAAGTGAATTTTGTAGGCTGCAATTCCTCCAGAGACAGCGATAAGTATCTTTTTACCGGAAACATTCATTTAGTCCTAATTTTTGAAATACTAAAATACTTATTTTTTACCACACCATCAGGCTTTCAAACAACAAAGGTCATAAAAGAAAAAATTTCCTTTATGACCTTCATCTATAAAAACACAGAAGATTTATTTTCTTTCTTCTGTTTTTCTGAAATAAACATCTTCGTTTAACCACTCTTCAATAGCAATTGAAGTGGGTTTTGGAAGCTTTTCGTAATGTTTAGAGATCTCAATTTGTTCTCTGTTTTCGAAAACCTCTTCTAATGTAGAATTGTGAACGGCAAATTCATCCAATTTGTTGTGAAGTTCCGTACGGATCTCCGCATTGATCTGCTCTGCTCTCTTTCCCATGATAACAATAGCTTCATAGATTGAACCTACTTTATCTTCAATCTTATCTTTGTCGTAAGTAATAGTATTGACTTCTGCTTTTGTATCTTTTACACTCATTTTGAGAAAATTATTTTTATTTTAAGATGACAAATTTACGAATTATCTTTGAATTTTGAAAGTCGCTGCCGGAGGAGGGGTCTTAAGTGCTGCACTATCCCTCTGTAACTGCATTGCTTTCTTTTCATTGGTGATCTGATCTTTAATTTGCTGCTCGGTTTTATCTTTAGCGACAAGTTTATCAGCTTCTTTTTTCTGTCTTGCAGTTAAAGCAGCCATTCTTGCTTCTGTTTGTTTTTTAACGACAACAAAGTTTTCTTTTTCCTTTTCCAGTTTGGCTCTCAGATCTGCTGCTGTTTTAGCATATTCCGTATTTGGAAGTTCTTTTTCTACCAGCTTTGTATATGTTAATGCACTTTCAATACGCTCATCTTTAAGACTATATACAGACTTCGTTGCCAGTTCATAACGGGACTTCATGATATAGTCATAAATCTTTGAACGAAGTTTTGTACTTGGAAAATCTTCCAAAACGTTTTCCAAAGCTACATTTGCTGCTTTATACTCACCCATTTGGTAGTATTGCTTTCCATTTTCATAAGCTTTAAATTCCAGCTTATAAGAAAGCTCATCAATCAATTGACTGATATTTTTAGACCTTTCAGAGTTGGGATAATTGTTCAGGAATTCCTGAAGCTCATTAATGGCCAATTCTGTACTGGACTGATCTAAGTTATAGTCCATAGATCCTTCATAGTAGCATAATGCAGACATATATGCCGCTTCTTCAGCTCTTGGATCTTTTGGAAAACTTACGGCAAAGTTTTTAAACTGGTGACCTGCCAACTTATAACTCTTGTCATAATAGTTAGCATAAGCAGTATTGAAACCTACATTAGGAAAATCATCAGTTCCTGCCACAAGATTCGCCAGTCTGTCATAAAGAGCCAATGCATTTTTCCACTTTTTCTTAGCGAAATTTTCATTAGCTGCTTTTAAGATAAACTCTTTATCAGCACTCCTCATTGCTCTTTCCTGTTGGCTTACACAAGATGAAATTACCGCTACAGCAAAAAGACCTAAAATATATTTTTTCATATAAAAAATTCAACAGTTTTCGGATTATACAGCCGATTTACTAATTTGCAAAAATATAACTTTTTTGTCAATAGATTTTTTTTTATGAATATTTAACGTAATTTTAGTCTGCTGCGTATCCCAAAATAGCAAAAACACTTAATAAAAGATTCATTCTCACCTTTTTCTCTGCTTCTTTGGCATAAGTTTCTTCATTCTTGCTCGGAACATAGAGCTCATAGAAGTTTTTATTCCTGATCACAAATAAAGTGGATCCGATAATCATAGTAAGAATATCTTCAGGCTTTGGAGTAAAGGTAAATACTCCGGAAGCGACTCCCTTTTTGATGACCTCGTCCAGCTTTTTTACGAATAACTGGTAGAAATCAAGCAGCTCATCTTTCAGGTTTTCTGTATGGCGAAGTTCCTGGGTAACGAAACCATGGAAATAATTGTACTTGAAGAGCTGGGAAACGATATATTTAATCATTTCACGCATCTGCATTTCCGGCTTCCCTTCTTTGATGGTATCTGCAAATTCTGAAAAATTTTCTCTGGTCTTCAGCACCCTGTACTGATAGAGATAAGACATCATTTTCTCTTTAGAACCGAAGTAATAAGAGATCATAGCGACATTGATATTGGCTTTGGAACAAATATCTCTTACAGACGTTCCCTCATACCCTTTTTTGGCGATGAGCTCTTCTGCAATATCCAGTATATGAATCTGTTTTTCTGTAAATTTTTTTTTCATGAAGTGCACTTTGAGTAAAGTTAAGAAATTTTTAACACATTTATAAACGATCGTTTAATAATTTTAAATTAAATCTGAAAAATGCTATTTTTGAATATGGAATTTTTTGATTTTCACCATCATAAAAAATATATCAGAAACGGAATTTATAACCTTGCGAAAGAAATTCCGCCTGATTTCCCTTATTCTATCGGAATTCATCCACACGATATTGACGTAAACAACCTTGAACAGCAGTTTTCCTGGATGAGGAGCATGATATTTCAAAACTGTTTTGCTATTGGAGAATGCGGCCTGGATTCTTTGGTTTCTGTAGATCAGAAAACTCAGGAAGATGTTTTTTTAAGACAAATTCTGGTAGCCAATGAAGTAAAAAAACCTGTCATTATCCATTGCGTAAGAAAATTTCACGAAGTTATTTCTTTCAGAAAAAGATCCGAACAGCCCATGATTATTCATGGTTTCAACAAAAAAAGACAGATTGCAGAAGATCTACTGGCTCATAATTTTTATCTGAGTTTTGGAAAAGCTGTTTTGTATAATTTATCTTTGCAGAATATTTTAAAAAACACTCCATTAGATAAATTCTTTTTAGAAACGGACAATGATGATTTTAACATCGAAGAATTGTATGAGAAAGTTTCGGAAATAAAAGGTATTTCTTTGGAACAGCTGAACGAACAAATTTTAGAAAATTTAGAGACAATAAAAAATGGATAAATACTGGTTGGAAAGAACGGAACTTCTGGTAAAAGAAGAAGGTTTGGAAAAATTGAACAAAGCCACTGTTCTGGTGGTTGGTTTAGGCGGAGTAGGTTCTTTTGCTGCTGAATTTCTGGCCAGAGCCGGAGTAGGAAATATGACGATTGTAGATGGTGACACTGTGGATATTACCAATATCAACAGACAGTTACCTGCTTTGCGTTCTACTGTGGGAAAGCATAAGGTAGAAGTTGTTGCCGAAAGACTTTTAGATATTAATCCTGATCTTAATTTAACCAAAATTAATGAATTTCTAAATCCTGAAAGAATGGATGAAGTTCTGGATTCTGCAAAATTTGATTATGTGTTGGACTGTATTGACAGCGTTACTCCAAAACTTTGTCTGATTATCGCAGCCAAAAGAAGAAGGATAAAAATCGTAAGTTCAATGGGAGCTGGCGGAAAAACTGATCCAAGCAAGGTAATGGTAAGAGACATCAGCAAAACTGAGCATTGCCATCTTGCAAGACAGGTAAGAAAAAGGCTGAAAAAAGTAAAAATTGACAAAGGAGTCCGTTGTGTTTTTGCCAATGATATTCAGGATGAAGAAAGTTTGAAAATGACTGACGGAACTAATTATAAAAGATCTTTTTACGGAACAATAAGCTATATGCCCGCTATCTTTGGGTTGTATACGGCTTCGGAAGTGATTAATTATTTATTAAATCAGGATTAAAATATTCTTCTGTACATTTCACAGATCTGAACGTAATTTTTGCGTATTATTTTATGAAATTTGCAGAAGAAAAATAAAAAATATATTTACACTCCGTAAATGACAAATTCCAAATATCCCAGAGCGGAAAAGCTCAAAAAAAACACGGAAATCAGTTTGCTTTTTGAGAAAGGCAAATGGAGAACCAGTGGAAATCTGAGAATCATTATTCTGAAAGACAAGCCCCATCTTCCTGTAGATTCGGTAAAACTGGGAGTTTCTGTTTCTAAAAGATATTTTAAAAGAGCTGTACACAGAAATCGTATTAAAAGGTTATTGAGAGAATGTTACCGCCTGAATAAGGATGTATTTAAACAAGCTTTTGGAGAGAAAACAATGGCGATGCTATTTTGGGTTTCTCCTGAGATGCCTTCCAAATTCCAGGATGTGGAAGCACAGTTTATCAAGCTTTGTGAAGCGCAAAAAAAGTAATCGTCTTTTCTAATAGAATAATAGTACAATATTAAAGATCTGTGAGACATTTTCTTGCAGATTTTTTTATTTCTCACAGTTCGCACAGATTTTCACAGATAAGTATATATAAAATATTTTTTACTCAACAGTAAATCACGAGTAGCAAAGCTCGAAACACGAATCCCGAATCACGCAACCAAAATCAGAAATCAACATCACTCCAAATATCATATAGTTTTTGTAATTTAGGGAAAACATTAAATCTGAAAATTAATATGTTAGACAACATTCCCTATTTTTCTTATGTCATCAGTGCATTTATCGGCATTGGATTAGCTGCGGCTACGGGATTCCGGGTATTTCTCCCCATGTTTGTTGTAAGTCTTGCTTCCTATTTCAACTGGATTCCCATGAATGAACATTTTGAGTGGCTTGCAGGGCTTCCGACACTTATAACAACGGGAATTGCCACCGTGGCTGAGATCCTGGCTTATTATATCCCTTTTATTGATCATTTGCTGGATACGGTCTCTATTCCTATGGCAACGGTTGCGGGCTCTATATTATTTGCCAGCCAGTTTGCTGAACTGGGAACTTTCCCGCAATGGGCATTGGCATTAATTGCTGGCGGTGGCACAGCAGCTACTATAAGCTCCGGATTTGCAGGAATACGGGCTGCTTCTACAGCTACAACCGGTGGATTAGGAAATTCTGTGGTAGGAACAACGGAAACAGCAGGTGCTGGCATTATGTCTGTTCTTGCAATGGCAGCTCCGGTGATTGCAGCAATCTTTGCTGTAATTATTTTAATTCTTGTAATTGTTTTTGGACGGAAGGCCTGGAAAAAATTAAGAGGCAGTAAAAGTAATCCACAGGATGTATAAATAAAAAAAGGTACTGTTTAGAGCAGTACCTTTTTCTTTTTAATTTTTACTTCTGAAGTCCTTAATATCCTGAATTTTAGATTCAAAATATTTTTTCTTTCCGGGACTCTTTTTGATTAATATTTCAAACGCTTTGATGGCCTTTGTATATAATTTCTGTTCAAAATAAAGATTCGCCAATGTCTCTGTCATCAAATGCGAGATATCGTCGTTCTTTTCTTTTACAACATAAGTACTTTCTTCTTTTAACTGGCTGATTCTAGGATTATTCTCGATAAAGGCCTCAATAGCTTTTTCTTTAATTTCTATTTTTTCCTTTACAACTTCTTCCGTTCTGCCTATCTTAAGCCAGCTCTGCCAGGTATTGATAAAACCGGGAACATTACTGTCTGCTATTGCCTGAGTTGTATTCTTCATGCTAACCTCCTTTACATTTTCTACAGCTTCTTCTTTGCTTTCCTGCTGGTTTTCTTCTACCTTAAGGGTAGAAATATCGGTTCCGAAGAAAGATACATTCATCACAGGAGCATCTTCTTTTACCACTTCTGCAGTTGTTTTTTCTTCTTCAGATGATTCAACATCTTCTATTTTTTCTGAAGGTAAAACTTTTTCCTTAACAGCTTCAACCGTTTCCTCCGGTTTTGATTCTTCAATTAGAATTTCCGGTTCCGGAATGACTTCTGCGGCCGGAGCTTTTATTTCAGGAGCCGAAACTTCTGTTGATTTACTGATTAAAGAATCCGGCATATTGGATTCCACACTCATAGGTTTCCATGCAGACTGAACTTCAGGAGCTTCTTCTTGCTCTTGTTCTTCTTGTTTCTCAACAACTTCAGCCTTAACTTCTTCTACAGGCAATTTATCTTCAACAACTTCTTTCTGTACCGGTTCTTCTTTGATTTCTTCCGGTTTATCTTCACTTGTAGACCAGAAATGAAAGTTTTGGGTTTCCGCAAAGCTAATTTCATGGTCTTCAACAACTTCAGGCTCTGGCTTTTCTTCCTGAGAAGCGGGTTTTGCTTCTTTCATTTTTTTCTCCACTTCTTCAATCAGCCTTCTCATCTCATCCTCATGTTTATTGACATTGGATTGAGATACTTCAGCTGTTTCGGAAATTTCTTCGTTATTGGCCTGGATTTTCACATCCGGCATAAATGAGTCTGTACCATGGAAGCTTACTTCCGCATCTGATAATTCTTCTGCAGGCAGTTCTTCTTCAGATGCTTCTGCTTTTACTTCAGTATTTACAGGCTCTTCAGCTATTGTTTTTT
The nucleotide sequence above comes from Chryseobacterium sp. 7. Encoded proteins:
- a CDS encoding T9SS type A sorting domain-containing protein, which encodes MKKLIPTLSFFLIGILAIRAQTPINATLKETNFFPGSEPSGLLQVGNNLIFAANTGSGIEPHKYNLQTQTAEIVQNINGSFTDSMLKNEFYQIGNKVCYFASDNSNLQLWSTDLATNSTSKVKDFNTYYPSSNTIVAKVLNGKLYFIFQQNLYISDGTAAGTFQVSNIYNVGTSLQENNGYVFFFGTNSIFGRELWKTDGTLAGTTIVKDIIPGPYSSITFSEKLYSFNNKIVFAARDSNFNVGLWSTDGTDINTENFSSLSPNATLYDFDFKNYDNLLFKVNGDLWKTDGTASGTTVIYNNIPNINKLTYFKNNTYIDTDTGIYFVDQIDQVNTLGNPSGAILQTISPSNNGNYLALKEYNNTASKVYFYDGSNLSQSNIKFNGDNKFIEYQNKLVLSGYVDSYVDYYTTYKNTELFSYDPSSHISKVEKDLIYSGHGAPRFYTELNGEVYFLARDGYYYQVYKVDSNNNLIKLSDDLREPFPDNYADYNPVAVSGNYIYFHSNKLVQTNTNTNAIQQITPPLNEKIYGTYSLNNDKILVKTFNLSDNYMRMWSLDNNTANFTLLVEKTVSNFPSSINNVDIDFAKTDSGIYFKMLNNTTSEIWKSDGTAAGTVKITDLYNIYALNNFLSPVNHKVFFSDSQNFGNNTTLYYIDDTTNQVNLVKDSYSYIDGKSFVKNNKLYFFSATNNGFITALNVTDGALQNTQLVTQINSEGAYVMKKCGNYDYFVDYHRQKLFRTDGTATGSILVATGTQGYSNFNCINNELYGISSLQKVFKTDGSSNGYQELSFAANNQVLQQPNYLWIRTLFTYNSKMYFSADLYNTYGEELFTTGQISTLNTHEENIAGNDKIIIYPNPASTEVNIKLSNQEKIIKVMIYDVNGRQISAHNTSLINVQNIPSGIYILDIVTNLRKHTTKLIKR
- the coaBC gene encoding bifunctional phosphopantothenoylcysteine decarboxylase/phosphopantothenate--cysteine ligase CoaBC codes for the protein MNVSGKKILIAVSGGIAAYKIHFLIRDFVKKGAEVQVIMTPDAEHFVTKLSLSTLSKKPVYSEFYSNNGTWNSHVEMALWADVMIVAPCTANTLSKMVHGMCDNLVIATYMSAKCPIFIAPAMDLDMYVHPSTKKNLELAESFGHIIIPAENGELASGLIGQGRMAEPATIFNTVENYFASSNLSKSLEGKTVLITAGPTYEALDPVRFIGNHSSGKMGFSLAEEASKRGAKVILISGPSVQTINDPNVQLHKVTSAKEMLAKVFEFYDKIDIGIASAAVADYAPKEVAKEKIKKNDENLTIELVKNPDILKTMGEKKTHQFLVGFALETQNEEENAKGKLEKKNLDMIVLNSLRDEGAGFKNDTNKIKIFTKTEKKEFNLKSKDDVAKDILNFVESQMN
- a CDS encoding DNA-directed RNA polymerase subunit omega produces the protein MSVKDTKAEVNTITYDKDKIEDKVGSIYEAIVIMGKRAEQINAEIRTELHNKLDEFAVHNSTLEEVFENREQIEISKHYEKLPKPTSIAIEEWLNEDVYFRKTEERK
- a CDS encoding outer membrane protein assembly factor BamD, yielding MKKYILGLFAVAVISSCVSQQERAMRSADKEFILKAANENFAKKKWKNALALYDRLANLVAGTDDFPNVGFNTAYANYYDKSYKLAGHQFKNFAVSFPKDPRAEEAAYMSALCYYEGSMDYNLDQSSTELAINELQEFLNNYPNSERSKNISQLIDELSYKLEFKAYENGKQYYQMGEYKAANVALENVLEDFPSTKLRSKIYDYIMKSRYELATKSVYSLKDERIESALTYTKLVEKELPNTEYAKTAADLRAKLEKEKENFVVVKKQTEARMAALTARQKKEADKLVAKDKTEQQIKDQITNEKKAMQLQRDSAALKTPPPAATFKIQR
- a CDS encoding TetR/AcrR family transcriptional regulator, translating into MKKKFTEKQIHILDIAEELIAKKGYEGTSVRDICSKANINVAMISYYFGSKEKMMSYLYQYRVLKTRENFSEFADTIKEGKPEMQMREMIKYIVSQLFKYNYFHGFVTQELRHTENLKDELLDFYQLFVKKLDEVIKKGVASGVFTFTPKPEDILTMIIGSTLFVIRNKNFYELYVPSKNEETYAKEAEKKVRMNLLLSVFAILGYAAD
- a CDS encoding TatD family hydrolase, whose amino-acid sequence is MEFFDFHHHKKYIRNGIYNLAKEIPPDFPYSIGIHPHDIDVNNLEQQFSWMRSMIFQNCFAIGECGLDSLVSVDQKTQEDVFLRQILVANEVKKPVIIHCVRKFHEVISFRKRSEQPMIIHGFNKKRQIAEDLLAHNFYLSFGKAVLYNLSLQNILKNTPLDKFFLETDNDDFNIEELYEKVSEIKGISLEQLNEQILENLETIKNG
- a CDS encoding ThiF family adenylyltransferase; this encodes MDKYWLERTELLVKEEGLEKLNKATVLVVGLGGVGSFAAEFLARAGVGNMTIVDGDTVDITNINRQLPALRSTVGKHKVEVVAERLLDINPDLNLTKINEFLNPERMDEVLDSAKFDYVLDCIDSVTPKLCLIIAAKRRRIKIVSSMGAGGKTDPSKVMVRDISKTEHCHLARQVRKRLKKVKIDKGVRCVFANDIQDEESLKMTDGTNYKRSFYGTISYMPAIFGLYTASEVINYLLNQD
- the rnpA gene encoding ribonuclease P protein component; this translates as MTNSKYPRAEKLKKNTEISLLFEKGKWRTSGNLRIIILKDKPHLPVDSVKLGVSVSKRYFKRAVHRNRIKRLLRECYRLNKDVFKQAFGEKTMAMLFWVSPEMPSKFQDVEAQFIKLCEAQKK
- a CDS encoding DUF4126 domain-containing protein yields the protein MLDNIPYFSYVISAFIGIGLAAATGFRVFLPMFVVSLASYFNWIPMNEHFEWLAGLPTLITTGIATVAEILAYYIPFIDHLLDTVSIPMATVAGSILFASQFAELGTFPQWALALIAGGGTAATISSGFAGIRAASTATTGGLGNSVVGTTETAGAGIMSVLAMAAPVIAAIFAVIILILVIVFGRKAWKKLRGSKSNPQDV